The DNA window ccacccctgtccctgagcgAGTCCCCATCCCCACGggggtccccatccccatccccatgccCCATCACCCTATCGCTGAGTGGGTCCCCATGCCCACGggagtccccatccccatccccatccccacgggggtccctgtccctgcaggggtcCCGATCCATGTCCCTATCCCTAAGCGCGTCCCTGTTCCCACAtgggtccctgtccctgtccccgcggGTGTCCCTACCCTtgtccccgtccccgtccctgcgggggtctctgtccccacgggtgtccctgtccctgtcgctgtccctgtccccatccccacggGGGTTCCTGTCGCTGTcgctgtccccgtccctgtccccgtccccacgagggtccctgtccctgtgactgtccctgtccccgtccccgcGGGGGTGTCTGTCTCCATGGGGgttcctgttcctgtccctgtcgCTGTCCCTGTCTCCATGAGGgtccctgtggctgtccctgtccctgtccccgcggGTGCCCCTACCCTTGTCCCCGTCCCCGcgggtgtctctgtccctgtccccatccccacgagggtccctgtccctgtccccgtggGTGTCCCTacccttgtccctgtccccaggggtgtccctACCCTTGTCCCCGTCCCCACAAGGGTCCCTGTCCCTacccttgtccctgtccccgtccccgtccccgcGGGCCCCGAGGCGGCGGGCCTGGCACTGCCGCCGTGTCCGGCGGTGCGAGCTGAGGCTGGCCCGCGTGGCGAAGGCGCGGCCGCAGCGGGCGCAGGGGAAGGGCCGCTGGCCCGAGTGGCCGCGGCGGTGCAGGAAGAGGTGCCCGCGGTGCAGGAACACGCGGCCGCACTCGGGGCACGGCAGGGCGCGGTGCTGCCGCaggtgcagctccaggctctcccTCCAGCTGAAGCTGCGCCCGCAGGGGCCGCACACGAAGGGCCGCTCCCCGTCCGCGTCCGGGCAGCGCGGGGCCCGCGCCCGGTGCGAGCCGCGGTGCCGCAGCAGGTCCCCGAGCAGGCAGAAGCTGCGGCCGCACTCGGCGCAGCCGTGCCGGGCCCGGTTCCCCCGGCGCAGCTTCTTGTGCGCCAGGAGGCTGCGGCGGTGCCGGAAGGATTTGCCGCAGGTGCCGCACAGGTACGGCCGGCCCGGGGGCGCCTcggccccgccgctgccgccgccgagGAGCCCCGAGGCCGCCGGTACCGGCCGGGAGAGGGCCCTGGCACGGCGGCCCCGCGCGGCGTCGCGGCAGCCGGAGCGGGGGACACCGGAGCCCGATCGCCAGCGACCCCCGGTGCCATCCttgctgtcagagctgctccaggcacctgctggggacacggggTCACCGTGGGGGAGTCCCGGACCCCCGGCTGCTGCCACGACCGCCCCTGTGACACCGTGGGGgactccagcccagcccagcccgggggTGTCACACCGGGGCTCTGGCCAgggccacccccagccccacagggtgTCCCCACGGGGTGTCCCGGTCACTCACAGCTGTCGGTGGTGTCGCTGCTGTCGCTATCTCCGCTGTGCTCCCCAGCGCAGGGCCCCCCCCCCGTGTGACTCCTCCTTCATGTGGGGGAACTTGGAGTTGGGGTCTGTGAGGGAGAGAGGACCCTCAGTGCTCCCGCCATGCCCGGGGAGGGTCACGGTCACTGGGAACCGTCAccaggctgggggctgtgctaGGGGCGGGGGGCCgaagcacccccagccctgggcacctccAGCCCATGGCGCCCCCAGCCCATGACTCACCCCCTGCCCATGTCACCCTCAGCCCGTGTCACCCAGCTccgggcacccccagccccatggcacCCGGAACCCCAtggcaccccctgccctgggcatccCCATCCCCGTGGCACCCCCAGTCCCGTGACACCCCAGCACTGGACACCCCagccccatggcacccccagccccatggcATCCCCCACCTCCACGGCATCCCCCAGCCcgtgccaccccagccctgggcacccccatCCCCGTGGCACCCCCAGCCCGTGTcacccccagctctgggcaccctccCAGCCCCCGTCACCCCTAacctgggcacccccagcccgtgtcacccccagccccacgccTCCGTCCCTCACCCAGGCTGGCCACCATGTCGTAGTTGTCGCACATGACCTGCCGGTGCAGCGCCCGCTGCCAGGGCGCCAGCTGCGCCCACTCCTCGGGGGAGAAGTGCACGGCCACCTCCTCGAATGTCACCTCGGGGGTCgccccctggcagggacagcggggggctcagggggggCCCTCGCTGCGCTCCCCGTGCGGGTCCCCGGGCTCTGGGGGCCCGAGCCCCGCTAATCCCTATGGGGACAGCCCCGGTACCCCCCAGCCCTCCGCAGGGCCCCCAGCGCGCCCCGGGCTCGGCCCGGGCTCACCCGCTGCATGGCCGGGCGGGccgatggcggcggcggcggcggaaggggccgggccgggggagAGCGCCGGAACCGGGGGGCCCGGGCGAGGGGCGGCTCTGCGGTGCGGCGGGTGCCGGGATCCGGCTCCTTCCCGTGCCCGGCGGGTACCGGGATCCGGCACCTTCCCGTGCCCGGTGAGCCCGGGATCCGGCACCTTCCCGTGCCCGGCGGGTACCGGGATCCGGCACCTTCCCGTGCCCGGCGGGTGCCGGGATCCGGCACCTTCCCGTGCCCGGCGGGTGCCGGGATCCGGCTCCTTCCCGTGCCCGGCGGGTACCGGGATCCGGCTCCTTCCCGTGCCCGGCGGGTACCGGGATCCGGCACCTTCCCGTGCCCGGTGAGCCCGGGATCCGGCTCCTTCCCGTGCCCGGCGGGTACCGAGATCCGGCTCCTTCCCGTGTTCAGCGGGTACCGGGATCCGGCTCCTTCCCGTGCCCGGCGGGTACCGAGATCCGGCTCCTTCCCGTGCCCGGCGGGTACCGGGATCCGGCACCTTCCCGTGCCCGGCGGGTACCGGGATCCGGCTCCTTCCCGTACCCGGCGGGTACCGGGATCCGGCTCTTTCCCCTTCCCGGCGGGTACCGGGATCCGGCTCTTTCCCCTTCCCGGCGGGTACCCGGATCCGGCCCCGCTCGCCCACCCGGCAGCGTCACCCGCGCCCCAAACGGGGCCCCTCGGGACACGACCCCCCGTTCGAGTCAGCCCCCCAAATCCCGAGGGTCCGGCCTGGTGACCCCCGGGATCCAGTGACCGCACTGGAGCTCCCACGCCGGAGGACCCCAGGCTGGAGGGTCCCACACctgtggacagggacaccccggggtcctgcagcccctgcacccaAACCCCCCAGAACCCACCCGGGTGGCACCGCgtgtccccaggcagagcaCAACCACACACCCGGCCAGTGGCACAGGGTGTCTGTGTCCCACTGGGTCCCCCAGTGACAACCCTGGTATGAGACCCCCCCTCCCAGTGACAGCCCCAGTGTGAGACCCCCCCCCATCTGTCCCCAAGGAGCACCGGGGGCATTGGTGCCACTCCCGTGGATGTGACAGTGACCCTGGGGTCGCCCCAGTGGCCACCCTAATGCTGAGCTCTCACCTGGCGTCCAGGTGAGGTTTGGTGGTCACAGAGCACACTGGAAGCCGCTGGCActggctgtggcactgtccTGGTGGTCCCTTGGCCATGGTCAGAGCCTATCCCGGGGCTGTAGAGAGACCCCTGTGCCCCCCCGTCCAGTCCCAGACAGAGCACCTGGAGCCCCGGAGCCATcagaagcttttattttaaataacctCAAAAAATAGAattgcagagagcagagctggggaaggggagcgGGGCGGGACCCCCTGCCCGGCCGGGGCTCGGGGGCGGCTGTCCCGGTGTCGGTCCCGCCACAGGACCCGGTTCCCTTTGGGATGAAgcggcagcagctcccagcggTGTCTGTGGTGAAGCTCTGCCCGCACCGTGGATGCCCGGCTCTGTCACACCGGGGGGACGGGGAGAGGCCACACAAAGCCCAGCCGAGCCCCTCGAGCCCCCCACCACCACGGTCCGGCCCCAGCGGTCACACCACCCTTCCCCATCCGAATATCGAGTCCCAAAGCGCGCAGTTACCCAGAGCAAGCAGAAGCACAAGCTGCCCCCCATCCCCCcgagcagagctgagcccttccaggcccttttccttttcctggcCGTTTGCCCAGCGTGCTCCCAGCTTCCCCCCGCACAGAGCTGCACTGGGgaccccagggctcagcccgcAGCAGGGCGGGCCCAGCCTCCCATCCCAGCGTGTCCTTAGGGAATGAACGCCATCCAGTCCGGAACTGGCTGGAAGGTTCTGGAAGCAGAGGGAGCCTCTCAGGGCCCCTCTTGTCCCAAGTCTGGCTCCAGTGGATGCAACTCCActgtgcccagctcctcctggtctgtgtggctggagcccacaCGGCAGATCCGGGCCCAGCGCTGGCGCCTCCAGCCCTTTGGTGTCTTCCCAAGCCAGGAACGTGCCGcgtcccagcctggctctgccctgccccacagccccggcTGGAGGCTCCTCCAAGTCCCAGTGCTGAATCTGGCTGGCAGTGTCACCTTGGCACCGAGCCCTCAGCTTTGTCCCTTTGGCTCGGTCCCCTCAGTTCCATCCCTTTGGCTCCGTCCTTttggctctgtcccctgggcTCCATCTCCTCCAGGCTCGCCGTGGGTGACCCCATGAGCCGAGGGCGGGTCCTTGCTGGGGGCGTCTCACTGGGGGTTCCAGGCTGGGGGATCACAGGCGGCCGGGGCAGGGTGGGGGTCCTGGTGGGGGGGGGTCTCAGCGCAGGTCCCAGCGCGGGGGTCGCAGGCGGCCGGGGCTCCCGGGGCTCACAGGCAGCCGGGGCACGGCGCCGGTTTCTCCTCGCCGCACTCGCGCTCCGGCGCTCCCGGCGCTCTCTTCTCGTCGAAGGCGCGGGCGCAGCCGCCGGCCTTGGCCCAGAGCTGCCCGCGAGGGGGCTCGGGAGGGCGGGGAGCCAGGCAGGCGGCGCAGCAGCACggcgggggcagccccggcgcGCGGGGGCTCGGGCCGCCCCCGGGGCACTTACAGGGGGGCacgggggccggggcggcgccggggccgggcgggggctCGTCCTGCatcagctgcaggaggatgTCGGCGGCGCCCGAGGGGCTGTCGGGGCGCGCCCCGCGGGAgcagggcggcagcagcagcgcggggggctcggggcccTTGGCCAGGGGGTCGCCGGCGGCGCAGGGCGCGGCCAGGCCGGCGCCGTGGGTGCGGCGGTGCCGCAGCAGGTGAGCCTTCTGGCTGAAGCCCTTGCCGCAGTCGGCGCAGCGGAACGGCCGCTCCCCGGTGTGCGTCCGCAGGTGCACGGCCAGGTTCACCTTCTGCCGGAAGCGCTTCCCGCACTCGGCGCAGGCGTGGGGCCGCTCGGCGGCGCAGCCGTGGGGACACTCGGAGCACGCGTGGGGACACTCGGCGCAGCCGTGGGGCTGCTCGGGGCAGCCGTGGGGCCGCTCGGCGCAGGGGTGGGGCCGCTCGCAGGGGTGGGGATGCTCGGCACAGGTGCGAGGATGCTCGGCGCAGCCGCGGGGACACTCGGCGCAGGCGTGGGGCTGCTCGCACGCGTGGGGCCGCTTGGGGCAGGCGTGGGGCTGCTCGCAGGGGTGGGGACACTCGGCACAGGGGTGCGGCCGCtcggggcagggctgtggctgcgGCTGCCCGCAGGCATGGGGCCGCTCACAGGCGTGAGGATGCTCAGCACAGGCGTGGGGATGCTCCGTACAGGTGTGAGGATGCTCCGTACACGCATGGGGATGCTCCGCACAGGCGTGGGGGTGCTCGGCACAGGTGCGGCGCTGCTCGGTGCAGGTGTGGAGCCGCTCGGCGCAGCCGTGGGGACGCTCGGCACAAGCGTGGGGACGCTCGGCACAAGCGTGGGGACACTTGGCGCAGGCGTGCAGCTGCTCGGCGCAGGTGTGCGGCCGCTCGGCGCCGCCGTGGCCCGGCCGGAGCCCCCCGTGCTCCGCGCAGGCCTCCCCGCAGAGCCCGCAGGGGAAGGGGCTCCCGGCGGGGTCCAGGGCGCCGGGGGCCGCGCCGGGGGTCCCGGTGTGCACGCGCTGGTGCACCCGCAGGGACAGTTTGCTCTTGAAGCGCTTGGGGCACTCGAGGCAGGTGAAGGGCTGGCGGCCCAGGTGCGTCTTCTGGTGTGCCAGCAGGTTGGGCTTCTGGGCGAAGCGCTTCCCGCACTGGGCGCAGGCGAAGGGGCGCTCGCCCGTGTGCACCCGGTAGTGCGTCACCAGGTTGCCCTTCTGGTTGAAGCGGCGGCCGCAGACGCCGCAGGTGAAGGGCCGCTCACCTGTGTGGATGCGCTGGTGGGTGGCCAGGTTGGTTTTGAGGCTGAAGCGCTTGCCGCAGGTGTCGCAGCGGAAGGGGCCGCGCCCGCCGGTGccgtgccccccgtgccccccgtGCCGCGGCGCCCGCTCGCACTGCGCCAGGCCCCGCCCGCACTCGGGGCACGGCCAGGGCCGGCCCTcgcccgcccgcggccccggggGGGACCCGGGGGGCTGCTCGGCGCCCGGCTCCGCGGGGGGGGCGCCGGGGCACGGCTTGTGCCCCGCGTGGCTCTTCTGGTGGGCGACGAGGGCGAGCCAGAGCCCGAAGCTGTTGCCGCACTGATTGCAGATGAAGGGCTTTTCTGGGGAGAGCACGGCCTCGCCCGGGCCCGGCTGCGCCCCCAGGGGCCCCAGGAGGGGCGGGCCGGGCGCGAAGGGCACGGCGGGCGCCTCGGGGGGCCGCAGCAGGGGCACCTTGGGGCAGAAGCCGTCGCCGCAGTGGGCGCAGGGGAAGGAGGGCTcggccgggggcgggggcgggaaGCCCTTGTCGGGGCACGGGAAGAGCTCGGCGGCGCCCTCGGGGAGCTTGGgggcgggcgggagcggggcgaAGGGCGCGGGGTCctgcggggcgggcgcggggggcAGCAGGGCGGGCGCGGCCCCGAAGggcgcggccggggccgggccgcgcgCGGGGCAGCGGCGCTGGCGGGGGATGTGCGTCTTCTGGTGGGCCTTGAGGGACACCTTGTCCTTGAAGCACTTGTGGCACTGGGCGCAGGGGAAGGGGCGCAGGTCGGTGTGGGTGCTCTGGTGCGTGACCAGGTTGGTTTTCTGGGTGAAGCGCTTGCCGCACTGGGCGCAGGCGAAGGGCCGCTCACCTGTGTGCACCCGGTAGTGCGTCACCAGGTTGGTTTTCTGGTTGAAGCTGCGGCCGCACAGGAAGCAGGAGAAGGGCCGCTCGCCcgtgtggatgcgccggtgcgTGATCAGGTTGGGCTTCTGCCGGAAGCTCTTGCCGCACTCGGGGCACACGAAGGGCGCGTCCTCAGGGCAGCCCCGCGCCGGCGCCCGCGCCCGCGCCTTGCCCTCCTCGGGGTGGGCGCCGTGGATGCGCTGGTGCGCCAGCAGGTTGGCCTTCTGCGAGAAGCTCTTGCCGCACTGGGCGCAGGGGAAGGGCCGCTCGCCCGTGTGCACGCGCCGGTGCGTCAGCAGGTTGGGCCGCTGGCTGAAGCTCTTGCCGCAGTCCCCGCAGCGGAACGGCTTCTCCCCGGTGTGGATGCGCTCGTGCGTCACCAGGCTCTGCTTCTGCCGGAAGCCCTTCCCGCACTGGGCGCAGCGGAAGGGGCCGGGGACGCCCCCCTGGGCCCCCCAGCAGCCGGCGCGGGGGGcaggggggtcccgggggggctcggggccgcgCTGCCCGCCGGGGAACCAGCGGCCGGAGCTGCCGCCCGCGGCGGCCGggaacagctccagggagccGGCGCCAATCCCGGGCTTCTCCTCGGGCTCCACCTTGCTCACCCGCCCGGGCTCCACTGCACCGGAGAGAGCCCGGGGTCAGCCCGGCTCCCGGAGAACTCCAGGCTGTCCCGAGTGGGGAGGACCCAGGCCCAGCCCCCCTGAACCATGGGGGCCCTCACTGCTGAACCACGGGGACGTTGGACACCCCAAAGGGCCTCAACTCTCTAAGCCTCTCCTGATGTGTGACAGCCCAAAGGGCCCCCAAATCCCCAGTTTGTGACACACAGGTCCAAAATTGTCCAAACTGGCTCAGAATGGCAAAAAGTGGTCTAAAATGGCCAAAACTGGCTCTCAAAACTGGCCCACAATGGCCACGAAGTGGCTCAGAATTACCACATATTGGTCATGACTGGCTGTGAACTGGCCTAGGACAGCGCCAAAATGGCTGAAAACTGGCCCAAAATGGCTGAAAAAGGTCTTTGCACTGGCTCAGAAAAACCTCTAACTGGCCCCAAAAAGTTCTAAACTGGCCCAGAATGCCCCCAAAGAATCCCATCTCACCTTttcccctgagccccccagtCCCACTGCTCCCCCAGATCCGGACTCCCCCAGATCCGGACTCACCGgcgcaggggctgcccagggccttGGAGTCCTCCGGGCCCGTCCGCGCAGCTCCGAACGGCTCCTCCGGCGGCTTCATCCCGAACAAACCCCCCGGCTTAAAGAACCGGTACcctggggggacacggggcagtGCCATCGGGACCCCCGGCGCAGCTGGGACCGGGCTGATCCCGGGAGAGCCGGGCTGATCCCGGGAGAACCGGGCTGATCCCAGGAGAGCCGGGCTCTGGCACAGGGGATGGAGCCGCTCCTTGGGAACCGGCTCCAGGTGGGCTGGGACGGAGCCATCCTGAGCTGGGACCTGGGACGGAGCCATCCTGGGCTCTGGgctttccctgcagcctctcccagccccggGAATCCCCAGAACGCTTTCATCATCCCAGTTCAAAGTCCCCACAAaaatgcacagagctctgtgaggaaaatcccaccccagcccctaTCCCAGGTGTCCCACCCTCCCTCACCTGTGCAGGGATCCGAGGGGATCTCGGCGCCCACAGCATCCAGCTGGGATCCGGCCCGTGGCGCCGGGCTCAGCCGCGAATACGGGAGCAGATCCAGGGCGTGggcgggctggggagggggcagcggCTCAGAGGCgttttggggtcattttggggtgtttggggacCTTTCCCTGCGTTTGGCCACAGCCCAAGGACAGGGATTGTGCCCCTATTCCTGCATCCCAAATATGAGGGTCTCACTCCAGGATGgagcccccatccctgctccccaaaccAGACCCCTCCTCCCCCAAATCACATCCCCATGCCTCCAAACCAGACCCCTGCTCCCCCAAATTACATCCCCATGCCCCCAAACCAGACCCCTGCTCCCTCAAATTATATCCCCACTCCCCTAAAACAAATCCTCGCtacccaaaccaaacccctgCTCCCCCAAATCACATCCCCACCCTCCCAAACCAAATCCCTGCTCCCCCAAATTACATCTCTACCCCACAAACCAAATCCCTGCCACTCCAGCATATCCCTACACCCCAAACAAGATCCTTGTTCCCCCAAAAGAgatgctcagccctgctcctccagacCAGATCCCCGACCCCCAAACCCGACCCTGTCCCCCCCGTCCCCACTGCCCACCCCCCAAAccagctccttttccagccGGGACACGCACCGAGGGAGGAACCTGTCCCGAGGAGCCAGTCCCGCTTCTCCGGGCACACTGAACCCCTCCGGTCCCCCGGTCCCTCCCGGTCCCCTCTCGTGTGCCCAAGCCCCCGTAGCTCCGTAGGGAGGGGGTGCGGCCCCCAACGCGCCGATTTCCCGGATAAACTCCCGAGGCTCCCAGGGGTTGGGGAAAAACCCCTCGGAAAAGCCCCGGGGATCCCCCCGG is part of the Ammospiza nelsoni isolate bAmmNel1 chromosome 1, bAmmNel1.pri, whole genome shotgun sequence genome and encodes:
- the LOC132078661 gene encoding uncharacterized protein LOC132078661; the encoded protein is MSAGGAPQPAHALDLLPYSRLSPAPRAGSQLDAVGAEIPSDPCTGYRFFKPGGLFGMKPPEEPFGAARTGPEDSKALGSPCAVEPGRVSKVEPEEKPGIGAGSLELFPAAAGGSSGRWFPGGQRGPEPPRDPPAPRAGCWGAQGGVPGPFRCAQCGKGFRQKQSLVTHERIHTGEKPFRCGDCGKSFSQRPNLLTHRRVHTGERPFPCAQCGKSFSQKANLLAHQRIHGAHPEEGKARARAPARGCPEDAPFVCPECGKSFRQKPNLITHRRIHTGERPFSCFLCGRSFNQKTNLVTHYRVHTGERPFACAQCGKRFTQKTNLVTHQSTHTDLRPFPCAQCHKCFKDKVSLKAHQKTHIPRQRRCPARGPAPAAPFGAAPALLPPAPAPQDPAPFAPLPPAPKLPEGAAELFPCPDKGFPPPPPAEPSFPCAHCGDGFCPKVPLLRPPEAPAVPFAPGPPLLGPLGAQPGPGEAVLSPEKPFICNQCGNSFGLWLALVAHQKSHAGHKPCPGAPPAEPGAEQPPGSPPGPRAGEGRPWPCPECGRGLAQCERAPRHGGHGGHGTGGRGPFRCDTCGKRFSLKTNLATHQRIHTGERPFTCGVCGRRFNQKGNLVTHYRVHTGERPFACAQCGKRFAQKPNLLAHQKTHLGRQPFTCLECPKRFKSKLSLRVHQRVHTGTPGAAPGALDPAGSPFPCGLCGEACAEHGGLRPGHGGAERPHTCAEQLHACAKCPHACAERPHACAERPHGCAERLHTCTEQRRTCAEHPHACAEHPHACTEHPHTCTEHPHACAEHPHACERPHACGQPQPQPCPERPHPCAECPHPCEQPHACPKRPHACEQPHACAECPRGCAEHPRTCAEHPHPCERPHPCAERPHGCPEQPHGCAECPHACSECPHGCAAERPHACAECGKRFRQKVNLAVHLRTHTGERPFRCADCGKGFSQKAHLLRHRRTHGAGLAAPCAAGDPLAKGPEPPALLLPPCSRGARPDSPSGAADILLQLMQDEPPPGPGAAPAPVPPCKCPGGGPSPRAPGLPPPCCCAACLAPRPPEPPRGQLWAKAGGCARAFDEKRAPGAPERECGEEKPAPCPGCLLGSSGVGAPVRSLDPGGHQAGPSGFGGLTRTGGRVPRGPVWGAGDAAGWASGAGSGYPPGRGKSRIPVPAGKGKEPDPGTRRVREGAGSRYPPGTGRCRIPVPAGHGKEPDLGTRRAREGAGSRYPLNTGRSRISVPAGHGKEPDPGLTGHGKVPDPGTRRAREGAGSRYPPGTGRSRIPAPAGHGKVPDPGTRRAREGAGSRYPPGTGRCRIPGSPGTGRCRIPVPAGHGKEPDPGTRRTAEPPLARAPRFRRSPPARPLPPPPPPSARPAMQRGATPEVTFEEVAVHFSPEEWAQLAPWQRALHRQVMCDNYDMVASLVTGTPRGDTLWGWGWPWPEPRCDTPGLGWAGVPHGVTGAVVAAAGGPGLPHGDPVSPAGAWSSSDSKDGTGGRWRSGSGVPRSGCRDAARGRRARALSRPVPAASGLLGGGSGGAEAPPGRPYLCGTCGKSFRHRRSLLAHKKLRRGNRARHGCAECGRSFCLLGDLLRHRGSHRARAPRCPDADGERPFVCGPCGRSFSWRESLELHLRQHRALPCPECGRVFLHRGHLFLHRRGHSGQRPFPCARCGRAFATRASLSSHRRTRRQCQARRLGARGDGDGDRDKGRDRDPCGDGDKVPPLPMSPEPSLPVSPLPPLTPGVPIATTARVSSATSARVPRAITARVPIATTARVPIATSARVPIATSARVP